The following DNA comes from Methanosarcina vacuolata Z-761.
CTGAAAGCAGCGTAATGGCACTTCCGAGAAATAGGGTCTCATAACCTAAAGTCCCAAGGAAGAAGCTCCCAAGGACCGGGCCCAGCCCGAGCCCTGCATAAATGCCGGTATTGAAAAGCCCCATTGCAAAGCCGCTTGAGTTAATTCTGGAAACTGCCGTAATAAGCCCTACGACTGCGGCTCCTCCTCCTGCTCCAATCAGGAAGAAAGCCAGTAAAGGCAGTTTCACCGAGAGAAAGATACCTGCTGCTGCAAGGATTATTCCTGTCCTGACTATATTTTTATAATTAAAATCTGCCCTGCCTGCAATCAGGGAACTGAGCATTGCAGCCAGATAAGAAACTGAAATTGCCAGCCCGAGCTCGGGTTTTGTCAGAAAGCTAGCGCTGTAATCCGCATAGTTCGCATTTAACAGACCTGTGGTTCCATAAAGAAGTACCGAAATTCCCCAGATCTTTCCCAACTCGGTTTGAAACATGGTTTTCCTGGACTTTACCAGGTAACTTTTTAATTCGGGAAGCAAAGAGGTATCCTGCTGACTTTTTACAGGACTTTTGCTTTCTGAGCGCGTAAATTCTTTTCCGTATCCGTTTGGAGAAAGCAAATCTCCGGCTTTTGAGAGAAGGAGGATGCAGGAAAGCCCTGAAAGAAAAGTGAAGCTAGCTATTGCGGTTTTAATTCCAAATCCGGCAAGCACTCCTGAGAAGAAAACACCTGCAGCTAGCCCAGCATTTAACAGGAAGTTAAACTCCCCAAGGCTTTGCTGGCTGTCTTCCCATTCTGCAAGTATGGAAAAAGCTGCAGGAAAAAAAGCCCCGCACCCTACTCCTTCCAGGAACCTGAAAATCCCAAGAATCAATGGAATGTCCGAAAATGTAATAACAAAACCTGATAAAGCGGTAAGGAGCATTCCAAATCTGATTACCTTCAGGTTCCCGATCCTGTCTGCCAGAATTCCGAGGGGCACAAGAGAAAGAAAAGCCCCCATAAAGTATCCGGAAAAGATAAGGCTTGAAACCGCAACACTTCCGCTATCTCCTCCAGCAAGTTCCGGAAGAATAGGGATTACTGCGTTTGATAGTCCCTGGAGCGCAAAAACTGAAGAATAAAGCGTTAGTTTTTTGAGGTTCATAGACTTTCCGATTATATGTACTCAGTCCTATGCTGATATTCGATTCAATGCTTATTATTTCTGTTTTCCAGAATTATTTTTACTTTTAAAAATTACTCTTATTTTAATAACTTTTCATGAATATCAGGAAATTCCGCGGAATAAATATCTTACGCAATATCTCTGTTATTCAATCAAAGGAAACTTAGTGAAATAAAACCTGATTAAGCAAATGTTACAAAAATAAGTTAAGCAAATATTACAGAAATAAGTTAAGCAAATGTTACAGAAATAAGTTAAGCAAATATTACAGAAATAAGTTAAGCAAATATCATAGAAATAAGTTAAGCAAATTTTTCACAAAGTTTTTTTTACTTGGTGACGTTGATCTTGAAAATCGATGCACCAACTCAAGCACTCAAAATTTGTACATAGTTTATTTTGTAACAACTCCTGAATGTCCCTATCAGAGGAATCTTCAATTCTTCAACATAATACCAACTGCAAGGATGCACCCATTTGCTATAAACAGCTTTTCAAAACTCACAAAACCTGTAAAAAGTCCTGCAATTATTGGGGCAAGAGAAAGCCCTGCATAGATAGTCGTATTAAAAAAACCCATTGCAAGACCTCTGTCAGCATTCATTCTGGCAACAGCGAGGGCAAAACCTACAGTTGCAACTCCTGACCCTCCTCCAAGGCTTGAAAACCCCAGCAAGGGATATTTTATTGCAGAGAGAGCACCAAGGGCTGAAAAGCCCAGTCCAATTCGTATTAAGGTTTTTTCCTTTACTTTGAAATGACCCCCAAACAGAGAGGTAATCATTGCACAGACATAAAGGCTGGAAATCGAGATCCCAAGTTGAGCTTTTGTTATAGTGCCCAGGCTGTAGTCAGGATAGTAGGCTACAAGCACTCCGATGGCTCCGTTAAGCAGAAAAGAACTGAGCCAGAGCCCAAAATTGCTACGGCTGAGGAGTTTCTTAGTTTCTCTGTAAGGCTTTATGAAAAGGCCGGAGCTTTTCAATGAACCTGCTTTCTCTGAGCTTTCAAGGCCAGCCAGTCCTCTGTACCTGGAAAACAGGCACGTTGTCAAAATGAAAGTAAGGACTGTAAAGATCAGGATTGCTCCTTTCAGGTAAGTGTCTGCCAGCAACCCCGAGAGAAATGCCCCTGTCGCCAGGCCAGCATTGAAAAGAAAAGTCAGCTCTCCTAGATAGCGTCCCGGGTTGTTGAGTTTGGATAATATGGCAAAGGAAGCCGGTAAAAAAGCTCCACAGGCAGAACCTTCTATAAACCTTGCAATTAAAAGAACCCAGAGGTTTTCGGAAAGTAGAATTGTCAACCCTGAAATTACCGTTAGAATGATACCTAAAGCTATGAATTTAAAATTGCCGAACCTGTCCGCAAGAATCCCAAAAGGTAGCATTGTTCCCAGGGCTCCGAGAAAGTAGGCGGAAAATAGCAGGCTTAAGGCGAATCCTCCAGAGGAATTATTACTCAGGCTCGCAAGCTCTGGAAGGATAGGGATAACAGCATTCGAGAGTCCCATTATGGCAAAAGCTGCTCCGTAAATCAAAAGCCTGTGAAGGTTCATAGCACTAAAAACCCTTAACCAAGTATTATAGTTTCTTGTCCGTAGTTTCTTGTTCGCAGCAGATCTTGAAAAGCGTCCTCTCAAAGGCTAAAATACCCGGAAACGATTTTTTTAAGGCCTTCTTCAGCCCTTTGCAGGACTTTATCCATTGTATAGAATAATGCGTTAAAAAGATTAAATTTGGTTACTAATCCCTGGTCTAAACATACATCACATTATTATTATAATAAACTGAATAGAATGGATAGCTATTTATATAATTAGTTTGAATAGGGGTAATGTGTAATGTGAGCGGGAAACTTTTTTCACATACCATACCCCCCACTCCCCATATGACCCCCCACTCCCCAACCCGCTCACACTACTTCTATTCACCAACTTGGTAAATATCAATCTGATCTTTTTTTTGAAGTGTCAATGAAACTTTGTTCTTAGTTTTTAGCTTCTTAATCCACTGTTTCTTCAGAATTACAGTTAACGTTCATCTCAAAACCACTTTTTGCTCTCAATTACCAGGATTATTCAGGATCAGGACGTCGCTAAAAATGTATCCTTTATGTGTTTCTCCATTCGTTTACCTCATACACTCCACCACTAATCTAACCTTCAGCTTTCATTTCAGCCATTATTCAGTTAGAAGTATAAACATCAAATCTAAACTTGTCCCCATCTACTAACTGAGGATTTCATTTAACAATCGTAAAAGGCTTGCTTAAGAATTCTTGTAAGAAGATCAGTTCCAATTGTACATTTATATGGATTGTAACTTGTTAAAATAATATCTTCTTTTCTTATAAAAAGATACTTTCCGTCAGAATAAGGTCCTTCAGATCCCAGTTCCTGCAATCTTTTAACAAAGGTTCGCCAATCGATAGGGACTAGTATATCGATTTTCAAATATATACATAATGAGAAAATAAATACATTTTATGACGCAAATATTATTTTAAAGTCACATGGAATTTTGTAACACGGAAAACGCAGCCGGTCGTATAGTGATTCTATCTGGATATTACAACCACGGAAAACACGGAAAGCACGGAAGAAACACGCCTTTACTACGGATTTCCGTGTCTTCTGTGCTTTCAGTGGTTTTCAAAAAATTCATTTCTGACATACTTTGGAATCGATGCACTGGTATCTAAGCAATTTAGTTATGGTTCATTATAATTAAGAATGAGACTAAGGATGAAATGTTGTCTATGTTACTATTAACACATCATAACTAAGTTTCATAACATTAGTGTTGAATAAACAACGAACCAAAAAAGAGAAGAACGATATATTTTAGATAGTGTTTTATCTATCAAATCTGACAAACACTTTTTACCTTGTTTGAGAATCATTTTTTCAAGAACCTTTCTTGTTCAAGAACCGTTCTGTTTAAGAGCCATTCTTTTCAAGAACCTTTCTTGTTCAAGAACCATTCTGTTTAAGAGCAATTCTTTTCAAGAACCATTCTTATGCTTACGGTTTTCAGTTGTTGTCCTGCCTCACAACTTTTTGGATTTTCCTGCCTCTAAAAATTAACAAAGTACTCCAGAACAATACTTCCTGCACTTTCCTTTTATAAATATTACAGAAAGCCCGGGAAGCGCAAGTTTTGCCAGGATCAGTTCCGAAAGTTTGGTATTCAAGATCGTCTTTTCGATTTCGTTCCCTGATTCTGTCCCATTACCAGCTTTATCAGTCACTTTTTCTGTTGAAGCTCCATCCACTGCTTTCTCTTCACTGGCATCGATATCAAAGACTGAAACATCAGGAGTTACTGCTTCAACCACTTTCCTGAGATCGGGAACGGCCTGCCCTCCGGTCATGGCTGCAACCTCATTCTGGAGTACAAGCACAAGCACATTGCAACCTGTAGCCGCGGCGCTCAGGAGCCCGAGAATACCCGAATGCGCCAGAGCGAAATCTCCGATAACGGCTATGCCTTTTTTCTCAAAGCCACATGCAACCGAGATTGCCGAGCCAAGAGCAAAACTCACATCAACTGCCGCAAGGGGTTCGGGTGCACTCCGGACGGAACAGCCCATATCGCCGGCAACCCGCACGTCAAGCGTGCTGAGATAGCGGTAAAGGGGAAGGTACGCACAGTCATTGCAGATCCCAACTCTGCTTTTCTTTTTCGCTTCGAGAGAAGTAGTATCGGCAGGTTTTAAGATCTCTTCTTCGATATGCTCAAGGGCAAATTCAAGATTTTCAATTTTGACCTGCCCGTATGGAAGATGTCCTGTCTTTTTCCCATAAACCTTGCCTGTAATCCGGATCTGTTCCTCTATAAAAGGCTCGGACTCTTCTACAACGAGTATCTTCTGATTGCTATTCAGAAAAGCCTTTATCTTTTCGAGGGGAAGAGGGTTTACAAGGCCGAGGGACAGGTGAGAAATCTCAGGATGAGAAATCTCAGGGTGAGAAACCTCAGCATGAAACTCGTTCTGCTTTTTCAGTAATTCTTCCACGACCGATGACATGAAACCTGAGGAAATGATCCCCAGATATCTATGCCCAGAACCTGATCCTTCTCCTGTATTTTTTGCTGTCCTTTTCCTTATTTCATTTAGGTCAGTGTTTTCAGCTTCCGCTTCCAGCAGAGGGTAGGTTCTGGAGTGAAAAAGCCTGTGTTTTTCTACCATTCGATTTTTCCAGATTGAACGGTCAAACTCAGGATAAGGAGAGGAAGACTTCTGAAGGCGGTTTATTTTTCCTTTAGTTCTTTCCAGACCTGCAGTGACCCTCAGAAGAACAGGCGTCCTCGTCTCTTCCGAAAGCTCGTAAGCCCGCCTCAATGCCCTGTATGCCATATCCGGCGAAGCCGGGTCAAATACTGCTATCTCTGCTATCCGGCCATACCAGCGAGAATCCTGTTCATTCTGAGAACCCTTTGCACCTGGATCATCTCCTGCAATTATGACAAGGCCGGCTCCTATGGTGTGGGTGACCGAGGTTATAAGAGGGTCTGAAAGCAGGTTCATCCCCACATGCTTTACAAGCACAAGCGCCCTTCTGCCAGAAACTGAAGCTCCTAGAGCGGTTTCAAGGGCAACCTTCTCATTTGTTAGCCATCTGGCACTATAATCCGGTATTTTAGGGGCATATCGCATTGTCTTGAAAGCTGCTGCCTCCTCAAGATCCAGAGTTTTTTCTTCCGAGGCTTTTAAAAGTTCTTTTTCCGCGGTTTTTCTTAAAAAAAGTTCCATAAGGGAAGTAACAGGATACCCGGGGACACCGATTACGAAGCTGACATTACTGTCAAGGGCTGCAAGGTAAAGGGCTTCAAACCCTGTGTATTCTGGTGCTTCTTTTTTTTCTTTCAAACTGATCCCACGCTGCGGAATTCAGAAGACGCCGAATTTAAAGTTTCGTAAAATCCGGGTTGAGACTTGAGTTCCATATAAAGTTCCATATAAAGTTCCATCTAAAATTCCATTTAAAGTTCCATTTAAATTAGTGTTCAAGCAATTTTAATCCGGTTTGAGTTTTCTATTTCGGCATCCTTGGTTTTTTATCCTGTTTTCTTAGGTTTCTTAAACGTTGTTTTTAAGTTTCTCGATGGCAAGAGGCTTGATCTCAGTACCCGGAATTATGGACTCATCAGGCCTTCCGAACCAGGGGAGAGAGGCAAGTGCACCTATTACTCCGTTGCCGTCAAGCAGAACTTCCACACCGTTTTCTCGGGCGCACTGCAAAGCCTCAGCTTTCAGGATCCTTTCAGTCCGACAGCGGTTGCTGTATTTATATAATCCTTTTGCATAGAAATCCGAAAGGACGACCAGTCCAGTTTGGGATGAAGCTGTGTATTTCTCAAGCGCTTTTTTGAAGGTATCTATCAGCCTTGATTTCGCTTTTTCATTCACACAGCCGAATTCGAGCACTGTAGACATGCAGTTCTGGGTTTTTTCCGGAACCGGGAAAAGCTGGACAAGAGAATGAGAAAGATAAACGGCTTCATGGCAGTCCAGTTTCTTTGCAATATTGTGGGTCAGGGTCCAGGTGGCTCCTACGTCTTTTGAGTCCGTGTCGTCTATGCCTATTAGGACACGGTCCCTGCGCGGGATTACAATTGTCCCCCTTGCGCATTTTTCGCCTCCTGATTCGGAGATTTTATAACGAAGAATTCCGTCTGCAAATGCCCTGCAACGGGTTGCGCCAACACCTCCGCCTCCTAACCCGGCATAGGTGATCTCCACCTCATCCCCTTTCACGATCACTGATTCGATACCTGCAGCCGCGACGGAAGGTTTGAGTTCCAGGTTTGAAGTTCCGGTTTTCATGAAATAACGGATCATATTTCCAGTCGAACGGGCTTTCAGGACAAGGGGCGCTTTTGCATAATGGTAAAGGGACCAGCAGGCCCCACTATAACAATTGGAGTGCTCAATTATCTCTGCATACTCATTTGCTGCGTCACAGATAGCATAAATGCCTCTATAAGGCACAGTATAAGGGTCATCCAGGATCACTTCCTCAATATCCCTGCTGTCCAGTGCACAGGCGTTTATATGTTTTGTAATTCAGAAAACCTCCTTTTTAAGGGAATAAGAAACTGGGAGGGAAATTTGTTTAATCGAAATGCCCGTCTCTTAAGATATATATAGATATCGTAATTTTAGTAAATTCGATAAGGTGAAATTCGATAGTACCGACTTGGCCGGACGATAAACTGCGTATAAACAACTTAATTCTGATATTTGACTATAGACCCTGATAATAGAAATCCACAGGTTCTAATTTAATAAATCACTCGCGCTCGATATGAGCTAACCGTTATAAAATAACTATTTATCTTTCTATCGGTAGGTTTACTTGCTATTTTTGTCCAGGAAATTTAAAGGGGAAATTTAAAGGAGAAATTTAAAGGAGACCTTGAAACCTTATTTTAATCCATTTGACACGCTCAATTACGCTCAACTATTATGGATTTTTTTCAATATCCACGCCATATTTTGGCCAAGGTTTTTCATATTGTCAATGCCTTCCTGATCCTGTTCTACTTCTCCAATAGCGTTTCCGTAAGCCATATTCCAGTAACTCGACCCTACAAGAAACATTTCTTTGCTATATAGAAAATTGTTCAGGGTATCAAAGGCACTTATAGCACCGCCCCTGCGAGCAGCTACAACTGAGGCTCCTACTTTATGCTTGAGAAGCCCTCGATTTCCTGCAAGTACAATACTCGCTCTGTCTATTAAGGCTTTCATTTGAGAAGTCACACCAGCTGAATATACCGGTGACCCTAGAATAATTCCATCTGAAGCAAGCATTTTTGCAAAACACTCGTTAAAAAAATCATCCGTAATGACACATTGCTTATTTTTGTTTTTATGGCAAGCCCAACAAGCTTTGCATCCTTCTATGTTTTTTCCAGATAGTTGAATGAGTTCGGTTTCAATGCCCTCTTTAGTCAATTCCTCAAATACGGTTTGAATCAGGATTGCAGTATTGCCATCTTTTCGTGGGCTTCCGTTAATGCCTATAACTTTCATAGTCTTCAACTACTTTTATTCAACTATTTTTTTCAACTACTTTTTTCAGCTACTTTTCAGCT
Coding sequences within:
- a CDS encoding MFS transporter, with product MNLKKLTLYSSVFALQGLSNAVIPILPELAGGDSGSVAVSSLIFSGYFMGAFLSLVPLGILADRIGNLKVIRFGMLLTALSGFVITFSDIPLILGIFRFLEGVGCGAFFPAAFSILAEWEDSQQSLGEFNFLLNAGLAAGVFFSGVLAGFGIKTAIASFTFLSGLSCILLLSKAGDLLSPNGYGKEFTRSESKSPVKSQQDTSLLPELKSYLVKSRKTMFQTELGKIWGISVLLYGTTGLLNANYADYSASFLTKPELGLAISVSYLAAMLSSLIAGRADFNYKNIVRTGIILAAAGIFLSVKLPLLAFFLIGAGGGAAVVGLITAVSRINSSGFAMGLFNTGIYAGLGLGPVLGSFFLGTLGYETLFLGSAITLLSVFFVKLE
- a CDS encoding MFS transporter, yielding MNLHRLLIYGAAFAIMGLSNAVIPILPELASLSNNSSGGFALSLLFSAYFLGALGTMLPFGILADRFGNFKFIALGIILTVISGLTILLSENLWVLLIARFIEGSACGAFLPASFAILSKLNNPGRYLGELTFLFNAGLATGAFLSGLLADTYLKGAILIFTVLTFILTTCLFSRYRGLAGLESSEKAGSLKSSGLFIKPYRETKKLLSRSNFGLWLSSFLLNGAIGVLVAYYPDYSLGTITKAQLGISISSLYVCAMITSLFGGHFKVKEKTLIRIGLGFSALGALSAIKYPLLGFSSLGGGSGVATVGFALAVARMNADRGLAMGFFNTTIYAGLSLAPIIAGLFTGFVSFEKLFIANGCILAVGIMLKN
- a CDS encoding thiamine pyrophosphate-dependent enzyme, whose protein sequence is MKEKKEAPEYTGFEALYLAALDSNVSFVIGVPGYPVTSLMELFLRKTAEKELLKASEEKTLDLEEAAAFKTMRYAPKIPDYSARWLTNEKVALETALGASVSGRRALVLVKHVGMNLLSDPLITSVTHTIGAGLVIIAGDDPGAKGSQNEQDSRWYGRIAEIAVFDPASPDMAYRALRRAYELSEETRTPVLLRVTAGLERTKGKINRLQKSSSPYPEFDRSIWKNRMVEKHRLFHSRTYPLLEAEAENTDLNEIRKRTAKNTGEGSGSGHRYLGIISSGFMSSVVEELLKKQNEFHAEVSHPEISHPEISHLSLGLVNPLPLEKIKAFLNSNQKILVVEESEPFIEEQIRITGKVYGKKTGHLPYGQVKIENLEFALEHIEEEILKPADTTSLEAKKKSRVGICNDCAYLPLYRYLSTLDVRVAGDMGCSVRSAPEPLAAVDVSFALGSAISVACGFEKKGIAVIGDFALAHSGILGLLSAAATGCNVLVLVLQNEVAAMTGGQAVPDLRKVVEAVTPDVSVFDIDASEEKAVDGASTEKVTDKAGNGTESGNEIEKTILNTKLSELILAKLALPGLSVIFIKGKCRKYCSGVLC
- the mmp11 gene encoding methanogenesis marker protein 11 — protein: MEEVILDDPYTVPYRGIYAICDAANEYAEIIEHSNCYSGACWSLYHYAKAPLVLKARSTGNMIRYFMKTGTSNLELKPSVAAAGIESVIVKGDEVEITYAGLGGGGVGATRCRAFADGILRYKISESGGEKCARGTIVIPRRDRVLIGIDDTDSKDVGATWTLTHNIAKKLDCHEAVYLSHSLVQLFPVPEKTQNCMSTVLEFGCVNEKAKSRLIDTFKKALEKYTASSQTGLVVLSDFYAKGLYKYSNRCRTERILKAEALQCARENGVEVLLDGNGVIGALASLPWFGRPDESIIPGTEIKPLAIEKLKNNV
- a CDS encoding flavodoxin family protein; protein product: MKVIGINGSPRKDGNTAILIQTVFEELTKEGIETELIQLSGKNIEGCKACWACHKNKNKQCVITDDFFNECFAKMLASDGIILGSPVYSAGVTSQMKALIDRASIVLAGNRGLLKHKVGASVVAARRGGAISAFDTLNNFLYSKEMFLVGSSYWNMAYGNAIGEVEQDQEGIDNMKNLGQNMAWILKKIHNS